Proteins encoded within one genomic window of Manis pentadactyla isolate mManPen7 chromosome 4, mManPen7.hap1, whole genome shotgun sequence:
- the INKA2 gene encoding PAK4-inhibitor INKA2: MRKKGREMDCYLRRLKQELMSMKEVGDGLQDQMNCMMGALQELKLLQVQTALEQLEISGRGPAPGCPESPRTQPESTCWDRGRGPARPMACSPSNQPSLGSNAKCPSHRSACGRGLAALPRTQLPQHHSCAQQGPEPAEPDDWTSTLMSRGRNRQPLVLGDNIFADLVGNWLDLPELEKGGEKGETAEEPKGEKGQPQELGRRFALTANIFKKFLRSVRPDRDRLLKEKPGWVTPTASEPRAARSQKAKKRSHSKGFGRFSFQGTAERTQGGNPSTSCPKALEPSPSGFDINTAVWV, translated from the exons ATGAGGAAGAAGGGCAGGGAAATGGACTGCTATTTGCGCCGCCTCAAACAGGAGCTG ATGTCCATGAAGGAAGTGGGTGATGGTTTACAAGACCAGATGAACTGCATGATGGGAGCGCTGCAAGAGCTGAAGCTTCTACAGGTGCAGACAGCACTGGAACAGCTGGAGATCTCTGGGAGGGGGCCTGCCCCAGGCTGCCCTGAAAGCCCCCGAACACAGCCTGAGTCCACTTGCTGGGATAGGGGAAGAGGTCCTGCCAGGCCTATGGCCTGCTCCCCTTCCAACCAACCTTCTCTTGGCAGCAACGCCAAGTGTCCCTCCCATAGGAGTGCCTGTGGGAGGGGTCTGGCCGCCCTGCCCAGGacacagctgccacagcaccACAGCTGTGCCCAGCAGGGGCCAGAGCCGGCAGAACCCGACGACTGGACATCCACGTTGATGTCCCGGGGCAGGAATCGACAACCTCTGGTGTTAGGTGACAACATTTTCGCGGACCTGGTGGGGAACTGGCTGGACTTGCCAGAACTggagaagggtggggagaagggtgAGACTGCGGAGGAGCCTAAAGGAGAGAAGGGCCAGCCCCAGGAGCTGGGCCGCAGGTTCGCCCTCACGGCAAACATCTTCAAGAAGTTCCTGCGTAGTGTGCGGCCTGACCGTGACCGGCTGCTGAAGGAGAAACCAGGCTGGGTGACACCCACAGCCTCAGAGCCCCGAGCAGCACGCTCGCAGAAGGCCAAGAAGCGGAGCCATTCCAAAGGCTTTGGACGTTTCTCTTTCCAGGGCACAGCAGAGCGCACACAGGGGGGTAATCCTTCCACAAGTTGCCCCAAGGCTCTGGAACCCTCACCCTCTGGCTTTGATATTAACACAGCTGTTTGGGTCTGA